One Eurosta solidaginis isolate ZX-2024a chromosome 5, ASM4086904v1, whole genome shotgun sequence DNA segment encodes these proteins:
- the LOC137253767 gene encoding craniofacial development protein 2-like → MKYNNKPRINTLSIDDDHGKRLKDNELRACTWNVRSLNGIGADARLVDVLVKAKSDITAIQEMRWTKQGRKKIKNCDIYWSGHTNKRSFGVGFVVGERLCRQVLAFTPVDERLAAIRIKANIFNISFICAHAPTEEKDDEVKDTFYEQLERTYERCPRHDIKVVLGDFNARVGKEGVFGPTVGKFSLHNETSPNGLRLIDFAGARNMVISSTRFMHKKIHQATWLSPDRNTRNQIDHVVIDGRHASSVLDVRTIRGLNIDSDHYLVAAKIRTRLSAAKTKEQKTQGKLDVEKLQSQQTANDFATRLSHLLSESTTHPEEIQEQWEHISKALRTAAEEKIG, encoded by the coding sequence atgaaatataacaacaagcctcggataaatacactctctattgatgacgaccatggcaaacgtttaaaggacaatgaattgagggcatgcacctggaacgtccgctccctgaatgggattggtgcagatgcccggctggttgatgtcctcgtcaaagcaaaatctgacatcaccgccatccaagaaatgcgttggacgaagcaaggaagaaagaagatcaaaaattgtgacatatattggagtggccatacgaataagcgcagtttcggcgtcggattcgtggtgggagagagactttgtcgccaagtgctggcgttcacgcctgtggacgagcgtctcgccgctatccgaataaaagcaaacatttttaatatatcattcatctgcgcccatgcgccgacagaggagaaagatgatgaggtgaaagatactttttatgaacaattagaacgcacatacgagcgctgcccccgtcatgatataaaagtcgtgcttggcgactttaacgccagagtgggcaaagaaggtgtttttggccctacagtcggaaagttcagcctacacaatgaaacttctcccaacggactgaggctgattgactttgccggtgctcgaaacatggtcatatccagcacgaggttcatgcataaaaagatacatcaagctacatggctgtctcctgatcgaaatactcgcaatcagatcgatcacgttgtgatagacggacggcatgcctccagtgttttagatgtgcgcacgatccgaggacttaacatcgactcggaccattatctcgttgcagccaaaatacgcacccgcctcagcgcggctaaaaccaaagaacaaaaaacacaaggaaagctagacgtcgaaaagcttcaatcacaacagactgccaatgatttcgcaactcgactctcacacctgctctctgagagcacaactcatcctgaagaaatacaggagcagtgggagcatatctccaaagcacttcgtactgccgccgaggaaaaaattggttag
- the LOC137253769 gene encoding protein transport protein Sec24C-like — protein MARTVESEYDPPIVNFGEMGPIRCSRCKANMQFVDAGRRFQYLMCKVTTDAPIEYFQHLGHTGQRVNKYERAELVLGT, from the exons atggcacgcacggttgagagTGAATATGatccacccattgtaaattttggtgaaatgggtccaattagatgtagtcgttgcaaggctaatatgcaatttgtagatgctggtcgtcgtttccaatatctaatgtgtaaagtaacaacagatg CGCCAattgaatatttccaacatttgggccacaccggacagcgtgtcaataaatatgaacgtgctgaacttgtattgggtacatga